One Brassica napus cultivar Da-Ae chromosome A1, Da-Ae, whole genome shotgun sequence genomic region harbors:
- the LOC106429843 gene encoding negative regulator of systemic acquired resistance SNI1-like, translating into MSKETKGNTSRAAMNTYGAGLEANTLAMLDSTGAKDNRDANEDRLQYLEAVRAASLVPANGIPPTNKMYQAMFRILRFGRTLELVAASFHLLTQLHQRYPWVYISDGKHELDIVDEAWSPFNFGSDVDSGEKDISVRSSLFQELIQNMNKGVEESEESDLKILGNMFLFKYLVHVLKLDFTPRNQVFEETMNWSLLKESSLNLLLASRRVNFKLLMKDCLSTMCSPFDADGKSTSLVELHKGMLSAMKELLVMIIELDASKKKADTEGITNRGDGVRTPALEIIVDELTYDEYLLSNFLQVFDDPKWKLEIVLQYLTKYIPKPSVRTRRSNTPQGEDLKTLNGILKTFSNGTNAKNITKKIGPVVVQILIGHGFLAQLTISNTNEGESITEICNSVIAALTNLKRVDQKIEILPFGKEVLFTAEMVLKTKA; encoded by the exons ATGTCGAAAGAGACGAAAGGTAACACTAGCAGAGCAGCGATGAACACCTATGGCGCTGGCTTGGAAGCAAACACACTAGCCATGCTTGATTCCACCGGCGCTAAGGACAATCGCGACGCTAACGAAGATC GTTTGCAGTACCTTGAAGCTGTTCGTGCCGCTTCACTTGTACCCGCAAATGGAATCCCTCCCACCAA TAAAATGTACCAAGCGATGTTCCGGATACTGAGATTCGGAAGAACGTTAGAGCTCGTAGCAGCAAGTTTCCACCTTTTGACACAATTACATCAG AGGTATCCTTGGGTTTATATATCTGATGGGAAACATGAGTTGGATATCGTTGACGAG GCTTGGTCACCGTTTAACTTTGGGTCTGATGTTGATTCTGGTGAAAAGGATATATCAGTGAGAAGCTCAT TGTTTCAAGAACTGATACAAAACATGAACAAGGGAGTTGAAGAGTCAGAGGAATCAGATTTAAAG ATCCTGGGAAACATGTTCTTGTTCAAGTATCTTGTTCACGTTCTTAAGTTAGATTTCACGCCCAGAAACCAAGTGTTTGAAG AAACCATGAACTGGAGTCTACTAAAAGAATCATCGCTGAATCTACTTCTG GCTTCAAGAAGAGTGAATTTCAAACTTCTAATGAAAGATTGTCTATCTACAATGTGTTCACCCTTTGATGCTGATGGAAAATCTACCAGTTTGGTTGAATTGCACAAGGGCATGCTTTCTGCTATGAAGGAACTTCTAGTAATG ATCATAGAGCTTGATGCATCAAAGAAGAAAGCTGACACAGAAGGCATTACCAATAGAGGAGATGGTGTAAG GACTCCTGCATTGGAGATCATAGTGGACGAGCTAACTTATGATGAATATCTACTGTCAAATTTTCTTCAG GTGTTCGATGATCCTAAATGGAAGCTAGAGATTGTCCTCCAGTATCTTACCAAATACATTCCTAag CCTTCTGTTCGTACCCGAAGATCAAACACTCCTCAAGGAGAGGACTTGAAAACGCTTAATGGGATTTTGAAGACCTTTTCAAATGGCACAAATGCGAAAAATATCACTAAGAAGATAGGACCTGTCGTTGTTCAGATCCTCATTGGACATGGCTTTCTG GCTCAGCTCACAATCTCTAACACTAATGAAGGCGAGTCTATAACAGAGATATGCAATAGCGTCATCGCTGCATTAACTAATCTAAAGCGAGTAGATCA GAAAATTGAGATTTTACCATTTGGAAAGGAGGTCTTGTTCACTGCTGAAATGGTTCTTAAGACAAAAGCTTGA
- the LOC106357515 gene encoding uncharacterized protein LOC106357515 isoform X1 has translation MWGRSWRMSYSHQKRAGKARLELICESSRKAAALHAKINGKELDKPDITQTCEEILNSSVPVALSLVDERKVVKQHLLEDVTSLRVIKLISFGFIFFYLDLFVFSQVEETNGAWRTKAIPDPTLLPQGRTYARKEAVTLLKKADFGNFDQKWQHKEKQRAGSGEGGNTGAWSEHGSKQDIGSSSTTKSYVDSKGRYVDQLGFTWIGTPEIDDESTPPAVKSTPPGVKETTIDAFVDMETLKFTSTENVFLLRPQISTILDDMGDDTVKYKLVNIKSFLIQRKNNFAKSVSIVSNFSKVYPPRRLVCGPCKQDSSKMLKLFFMLTF, from the exons ATGTGGGGGAGGAGCTGGAGAATGTCTTACTCTCATCAGAAACGCGCCGGAAAAGCTCGGTTAGAGCTGATATG CGAATCTTCGAGGAAGGCGGCTGCGTTGCACGCGAAGATCAATGGGAAGGAACTGGATAAGCCCGATATCACTCAAACCTG CGAAGAGATTCTCAACTCGTCGGTTCCAGTGGCTCTCAGTCTCGTTGACGAGAGGAAAGTAGTAAAGCAGCATCTATTAG AGGACGTAACTAGCCTTCGGGTAATCAAACtaatttcttttggttttatatttttttacttggATTTGTTTGTCTTTTCTCAGGTAGAAGAAACTAATGGAGCTTGGCGCACAAAAGCTATTCCCGATCCCACTTTACTGCCTCAAGGAAGAACCTATGCGag GAAAGAAGCTGTTACGTTGCTTAAGAAAGCGGATTTTGGGAATTTTGATCAAAAGTGGCAGCACAAGGAGAAACAAAGAGCAGGTTCAGGAGAAGGTGGCAATACAGGTGCTTG GAGTGAACATGGAAGCAAACAGGACATAGGCAGCTCAAGCACCACCAAGAGTTATGTTGATTCCAAAGGGAGATATGTTGATCAATTAGGATTTACTTGGATTGGAACACCTGAAATCGATGACGAATCTACACCTCCTGCCGTTAAATCTACACCTCCTGGCGTTAAGGAAACAACAATAGACGCTTTTGTGGATATGGAGACCTTGAAATTTACAAGTACTGAGAATGTTTTTCTTCTACGGCCTCAGATCTCCACGATACTAGACGATATGGGAGATGATACGGTCAAGTACAAGCTTGTAAACATCAAATCATTTCTCATCCAACGCAAGAATAACTTCGCTAAGTCGGTGTCTATAGTAAGTAATTTTTCCAAGGTATATCCTCCAAGACGGCTAGTATGTGGTCCGTGTAAACAAGATTCAAGTAAGAtgcttaaattattttttatgcttacattttga
- the LOC106357515 gene encoding uncharacterized protein LOC106357515 isoform X2, protein MWGRSWRMSYSHQKRAGKARLELICESSRKAAALHAKINGKELDKPDITQTCEEILNSSVPVALSLVDERKVVKQHLLEDVTSLRVIKLISFGFIFFYLDLFVFSQVEETNGAWRTKAIPDPTLLPQGRTYARKEAVTLLKKADFGNFDQKWQHKEKQRAGSGEGGNTGAWSEHGSKQDIGSSSTTKSYVDSKGRYVDQLGFTWIGTPEIDDESTPPAVKSTPPGVKETTIDAFVDMETLKFTSTENVFLLRPQISTILDDMGDDTVKYKLVNIKSFLIQRKNNFAKSVSIVSNFSKVYPPRRLVCGPCKQDSKIFPLEKKCLF, encoded by the exons ATGTGGGGGAGGAGCTGGAGAATGTCTTACTCTCATCAGAAACGCGCCGGAAAAGCTCGGTTAGAGCTGATATG CGAATCTTCGAGGAAGGCGGCTGCGTTGCACGCGAAGATCAATGGGAAGGAACTGGATAAGCCCGATATCACTCAAACCTG CGAAGAGATTCTCAACTCGTCGGTTCCAGTGGCTCTCAGTCTCGTTGACGAGAGGAAAGTAGTAAAGCAGCATCTATTAG AGGACGTAACTAGCCTTCGGGTAATCAAACtaatttcttttggttttatatttttttacttggATTTGTTTGTCTTTTCTCAGGTAGAAGAAACTAATGGAGCTTGGCGCACAAAAGCTATTCCCGATCCCACTTTACTGCCTCAAGGAAGAACCTATGCGag GAAAGAAGCTGTTACGTTGCTTAAGAAAGCGGATTTTGGGAATTTTGATCAAAAGTGGCAGCACAAGGAGAAACAAAGAGCAGGTTCAGGAGAAGGTGGCAATACAGGTGCTTG GAGTGAACATGGAAGCAAACAGGACATAGGCAGCTCAAGCACCACCAAGAGTTATGTTGATTCCAAAGGGAGATATGTTGATCAATTAGGATTTACTTGGATTGGAACACCTGAAATCGATGACGAATCTACACCTCCTGCCGTTAAATCTACACCTCCTGGCGTTAAGGAAACAACAATAGACGCTTTTGTGGATATGGAGACCTTGAAATTTACAAGTACTGAGAATGTTTTTCTTCTACGGCCTCAGATCTCCACGATACTAGACGATATGGGAGATGATACGGTCAAGTACAAGCTTGTAAACATCAAATCATTTCTCATCCAACGCAAGAATAACTTCGCTAAGTCGGTGTCTATAGTAAGTAATTTTTCCAAGGTATATCCTCCAAGACGGCTAGTATGTGGTCCGTGTAAACAAGATTCAA AAATCTTCCCGCTGGAGAAAAAATGCCTCTTCTAG
- the LOC106424974 gene encoding magnesium-chelatase subunit ChlI-1, chloroplastic-like — MASLLGTSSSAICASHSLSSSSSTPSISPICFKPGKICGGKLNAGIQIRPKKNRSRHHLSVVNVATEINSTEQVGKFDSKKSARPVYPFAAIVGQDEMKLCLLLNVIDPKIGGVMIMGDRGTGKSTTVRSLVDLLPEIKVVAGDPYNSDPLDPEFMGVEVRERVERGEQVPVVATKINMVDLPLGATEDRVCGTIDIEKALTEGVKAFEPGLLAKANRGILYVDEVNLLDDHLVDVLLDSAASGWNTVEREGISISHPARFILIGSGNPEEGELRPQLLDRFGMHAQVGTVRDADLRVKIVEERARFDSNPQDFRETYKTEQDKLQDQISNARSNLSSVQIDRELKVKISKVCSELNVDGLRGDIVTNRAAKALAALKGKDRVTADDVATVIPNCLRHRLRKDPLESIDSGVLVSEKFAEVFS; from the exons atggcgTCTCTTCTGGGAACTTCTTCTTCAGCAATCTGTGCTTCTCAttccctctcttcttcttcctcaacacCTTCGATCTCTCCCATTTGCTTCAAGCCAG GGAAGATCTGTGGAGGAAAGCTAAACGCAGGAATCCAAATAAGGCCAAAGAAGAACAGGTCTCGTCACCATCTCTCAGTTGTGAATGTAGCCACAGAAATCAACTCCACTGAACAA GTAGGGAAGTTCGATTCAAAGAAGAGTGCGAGGCCTGTTTACCCCTTTGCAGCTATTGTAGGACAAGATGAGATGAAGCTATGTCTCTTGTTGAACGTGATTGATCCCAAGATCGGTGGTGTGATGATAATGGGAGACAGAGGAACCGGGAAGTCCACAACTGTCAGGTCCTTGGTCGATCTTTTACCCGAGATTAAGGTGGTTGCAGGTGACCCTTACAACTCTGACCCTTTAGATCCTGAGTTCATGGGTGTtgaggtgagagagagagtggaaAGAGGAGAGCAGGTTCCTGTTGTTGCGACCAAGATCAACATGGTTGATCTTCCTTTAGGTGCAACTGAAGATAGAGTTTGTGGAACTATCGATATCGAAAAGGCTTTAACTGAAGGTGTGAAGGCCTTTGAGCCTGGCTTGTTGGCTAAAGCTAATAGAGGGATACTCTACGTTGATGAAGTCAATCTCTTGGATGATCATTTGGTTGATGTGCTTCTTGATTCAGCTGCTTCTGGTTGGAACACGGTTGAGAGAGAAGGGATTTCGATTTCTCACCCGGCGAGGTTTATCTTGATTGGTTCTGGGAATCCTGAGGAAGGAGAGCTTAGGCCTCAGCTTCTTGATCGGTTCGGTATGCATGCGCAAGTAGGGACGGTTAGAGATGCTGATCTACGCGTCAAGATTGTGGAAGAGAGAGCTCGGTTTGATAGTAACCCTCAGGATTTCCGTGAGACTTACAAGACGGAGCAGGACAAGCTTCAAGACCAGATTTCAAATGCTAGAAGCAATCTTTCCTCTGTTCAGATTGATAGGGAGTTGAAGGTGAAGATCTCTAAGGTGTGTTCGGAGCTCAATGTTGATGGGTTGAGAGGAGACATTGTGACTAACAGAGCAGCGAAGGCACTTGCAGCTCTCAAGGGAAAAGATAGAGTGACTGCAGATGATGTTGCAACCGTTATCCCTAACTGCTTGAGGCACCGTCTCAGGAAGGATCCTTTGGAGTCTATTGATTCAGGAGTTCTGGTTTCTGAGAAGTTCGCTGAGGTTTTCAGCTGA
- the LOC106357515 gene encoding uncharacterized protein LOC106357515 isoform X3: MWGRSWRMSYSHQKRAGKARLELICESSRKAAALHAKINGKELDKPDITQTCEEILNSSVPVALSLVDERKVVKQHLLEDVTSLRVEETNGAWRTKAIPDPTLLPQGRTYARKEAVTLLKKADFGNFDQKWQHKEKQRAGSGEGGNTGAWSEHGSKQDIGSSSTTKSYVDSKGRYVDQLGFTWIGTPEIDDESTPPAVKSTPPGVKETTIDAFVDMETLKFTSTENVFLLRPQISTILDDMGDDTVKYKLVNIKSFLIQRKNNFAKSVSIVSNFSKVYPPRRLVCGPCKQDSSKMLKLFFMLTF; this comes from the exons ATGTGGGGGAGGAGCTGGAGAATGTCTTACTCTCATCAGAAACGCGCCGGAAAAGCTCGGTTAGAGCTGATATG CGAATCTTCGAGGAAGGCGGCTGCGTTGCACGCGAAGATCAATGGGAAGGAACTGGATAAGCCCGATATCACTCAAACCTG CGAAGAGATTCTCAACTCGTCGGTTCCAGTGGCTCTCAGTCTCGTTGACGAGAGGAAAGTAGTAAAGCAGCATCTATTAG AGGACGTAACTAGCCTTCGG GTAGAAGAAACTAATGGAGCTTGGCGCACAAAAGCTATTCCCGATCCCACTTTACTGCCTCAAGGAAGAACCTATGCGag GAAAGAAGCTGTTACGTTGCTTAAGAAAGCGGATTTTGGGAATTTTGATCAAAAGTGGCAGCACAAGGAGAAACAAAGAGCAGGTTCAGGAGAAGGTGGCAATACAGGTGCTTG GAGTGAACATGGAAGCAAACAGGACATAGGCAGCTCAAGCACCACCAAGAGTTATGTTGATTCCAAAGGGAGATATGTTGATCAATTAGGATTTACTTGGATTGGAACACCTGAAATCGATGACGAATCTACACCTCCTGCCGTTAAATCTACACCTCCTGGCGTTAAGGAAACAACAATAGACGCTTTTGTGGATATGGAGACCTTGAAATTTACAAGTACTGAGAATGTTTTTCTTCTACGGCCTCAGATCTCCACGATACTAGACGATATGGGAGATGATACGGTCAAGTACAAGCTTGTAAACATCAAATCATTTCTCATCCAACGCAAGAATAACTTCGCTAAGTCGGTGTCTATAGTAAGTAATTTTTCCAAGGTATATCCTCCAAGACGGCTAGTATGTGGTCCGTGTAAACAAGATTCAAGTAAGAtgcttaaattattttttatgcttacattttga
- the LOC106357504 gene encoding probable pre-mRNA-splicing factor ATP-dependent RNA helicase DEAH9 has protein sequence MAFWKPGTEKPSFVEDEEGGIVLMSNNLSSSSSSSFGYANIEKQRQRLPVYKYRTEILYLVENHATTIIVGETGSGKTTQIPQYLKEAGWAEGGRVIACTQPRRLAVQSVSARVADEIGVKLGDEVGYTIRFEDHTTSGVTSVKFLTDGVLIREMMEDPLLTKYSVIMVDEAHERSISTDILLGLLKKIQRRRPELRLIISSATIEAKAMFNFFNTSKKRQAPEGSAQGPNLEPAILSVEGRGFSVKIHYVEEPVSDYIRSVVSTILLINEREPPGDVLVFLTGQDDIETTIKLLAEEAHSNQKNSSGLLPLPLYSGLSRTEQELIFTPTPRGKRKVILSTNIAETSLTLEGVVYVIDSGFSKQKFYNPISDIESLVVAPISKASARQRSGRAGRVRPGKCYRLYTEDYFLKEMPGEGIPEMQRSNLVSTVIQLKALGIDNILGFDWPSPPSPQAMIRALEVLYSLQILDDDAKLTSPTGFQVAELPLDPMISKMILASNELGCSDEIITIAAVLSIQSVWVIARGVQKEQDEAKLRFAAAEGDHVTFLNVYKGFLESKKSSQWCYKNFLNYQSMKKVVEIRDQLKRIARRLGITLKSCEGDIDAVRKAVTAGFFANACRLEPHSNGVFKTIRGSEEVYIHPSSVLFRVNPKWVVYQSIVSTERQYMRNVVTINPSWLTEAAPHFYQNRQNNISL, from the exons ATGGCGTTTTGGAAGCCAGGAACGGAGAAGCCAAGCTTCGTCGAGGATGAAGAAGGAGGCATAGTGCTCATGTCCAACAATCTctcatcctcttcttcttctag TTTTGGGTATGCGAATATAGAGAAGCAGAGGCAGAGATTGCCAGTGTACAAGTACAGGACTGAGATTCTGTATTTGGTGGAGAATCACGCTACCACCATCATCGTTGGTGAGACGGGAAGTGGCAAAACCACCCAGATTCCTCAG TATCTTAAAGAAGCTGGATGGGCTGAAGGAGGTCGAGTTATTGCTTGCACACAGCCAAGGCGTTTAGCTGTCcag TCGGTGTCTGCGAGGGTGGCAGACGAGATTGGGGTGAAACTTGGGGATGAAGTTGGCTACACTATTCGATTTGAAGATCATACAACTTCA GGTGTGACTAGTGTGAAATTTCTCACCGATGGAGTACTTATCCGAGAGATGATGGAGGATCCTCTCTTGACAAAGTATAG TGTTATAATGGTAGATGAAGCTCATGAGAGATCTATCTCAACCGACATTTTACTAGGACTCTTAAAAAAG ATACAACGTCGTCGTCCTGAGCTGCGTCTTATTATCTCATCAGCCACAATCGAAGCAAAAGCAATGTTCAATTTCTTCAATACCAG TAAAAAACGCCAAGCGCCAGAAGGTAGTGCCCAAGGACCAAACTTGGAACCTGCAATCTTATCTGTCGAG GGCAGAGGCTTCAGTGTAAAAATTCACTATGTTGAGGAGCCTGTTTCAGATTATATTAGATCGGTTGTTTCAACGATTTTGTTGATTAACGAACGg GAGCCACCTGGGGATGTTCTTGTATTTCTGACAGGTCAAGATGATATTGAAACTACTATTAAACTTCTTGCAGAAGAAGCTCATAGCAATCAAAAGAATTCTTCAG GACTGCTCCCTCTGCCACTATATTCAGGACTTTCACGAACAGAACAG GAACTGATCTTTACTCCTACTCCCAGaggaaaaagaaaagttatACTCTCAACAAATATTGCCGAAACATCTTTGACTCTGGAG GGAGTTGTCTATGTGATTGATAGTGGTTTCTCAAAGCAGAAATTCTATAACCCG ATTTCAGATATCGAAAGTCTTGTGGTGGCACCAATATCCAAAGCATCTGCTAGACAAAGGTCTGGTAGGGCTGGGCGAGTTCGGCCTGGAAAGTGTTACAG GCTTTACACCGAAGATTATTTTCTCAAGGAAATGCCTGGAGAAGGCATACCGGAGATGCAGAGGTCGAATCTTGTTTCAACTGTGATACAG ctaAAAGCTTTGGGCATAGATAATATATTGGGTTTCGATTGGCCTTCACCTCCATCCCCACAAGCAATGATACGGGCACTTGAAGTACTTTATTCACTTCAAATCCTCGATGATGATGCAAAACTCACTTCTCCAACAGGATTCCAAGTAGCTGAACTTCCACTG GACCCAATGATATCAAAAATGATCTTAGCTTCAAATGAGCTTGGTTGTTCAGATGAGATCATTACAATCGCTGCAGTTCTGTCTATCCAA TCTGTTTGGGTCATTGCCAGGGGAGTACAGAAAGAACAAGATGAAGCAAAACTGAGATTTGCTGCTGCAGAG GGTGACCATGTCACATTTTTGAATGTATACAAAGGGTTCCTTGAGTCGAAAAAGTCTTCACAGTGGTGCTACAAGAATTTCCTCAACTATCAATCCATG AAGAAAGTGGTTGAAATCAGGGATCAACTCAAACGGATTGCTCGGAGATTAGGCATCACCCTGAAATCATGTGAAGGAGACATAGAT GCTGTGAGAAAAGCAGTGACTGCAGGGTTTTTCGCCAATGCATGCCGCTTAGAA CCACACAGCAATGGAGTATTCAAGACCATTAGAGGCTCTGAAGAAGTTTATATCCACCCATCGTCCGTATTGTTCAG GGTGAATCCGAAATGGGTGGTTTACCAGTCCATTGTCTCAACAGAGCGTCAATACATGCGGAATGTCGTCACCATCAATCCTTCTTGGCTGACAGAAGCTGCTCCACACTTTTACCAGAACCGCCAAAACAATATCTCCTTGTAA
- the LOC106430178 gene encoding D-aminoacyl-tRNA deacylase-like, which yields MNYCLASSAFPSSHTTLLRNKLSPFLFRRNRSHQSLQLCRRNFQIRAMRAVIQRVSSSSVTVDGRIVSEIGPGLLVLIGIHESDTDADADYICRKVLNMRLFTNESTGRGWDQNVMQRGYGVLLVSQFTLYGFMKGNKPDFHVAMPPEKAKPFYASLVERFQKAYKPDAVKDGVFGAMMKVNLVNDGPVTMQLESPQSSKNETKASTES from the exons atgaaCTATTGTCTTGCTTCCTCTGCGTTTCCGTCTTCCCACACCACTCTACTCCGCAACAAGCTCTCACCTTTTCTCTTCCGCCGCAATCGCAGCCATCAAAGTCTGCAACTTTGCCGTAGAAATTTTCAGATTAGAGCAATGAGAGCTGTTATCCAGAGAGTCTCATCTTCCTCCGTCACG GTGGATGGTAGAATCGTGTCGGAGATTGGGCCAGGTCTCTTGGTCTTAATCGGAATCCATGAATCAGATACAGATGCTGATGCTGATTACAT atgtCGGAAAGTTTTAAACATGAGGTTGTTCACTAATGAAAGCACTGGTAGAGGATGGGACCAAAAC GTAATGCAGAGGGGTTATGGAGTTTTACTtg TTAGTCAGTTTACATTGTACGGCTTCATGAAAGGTAACAAACCTGATTTTCACGTCGCTATGCCGCCTGAGAAGGCGAAACCTTTCTACGCTTCTTTGGTCGAGAGATTCCAGAAAGCATATAAGCCTGATGCTGTGAAAG ATGGTGTGTTTGGAGCTATGATGAAG GTTAATCTTGTAAACGACGGTCCAGTCACTATGCAGCTCGAGTCACCCCAATCCTCCAA GAATGAGACCAAGGCATCCACAGAATCATAA
- the LOC111202136 gene encoding uncharacterized protein LOC111202136, with protein sequence MALEKGSDHPHRGTMGEGEYFSGNDYTMVFWNMDDYPIPVGMDDFGSIRINIIEALERFGYHGETDVNVHCAQLECDVRDELSKARIDYLPEATKVYLTSTAKVCSLDMTAFLVRIALPQPPINIAVIAKPKAELVRVLKCLKSRGHTLMLIHPPDGEQLSFSVDTLLAHAHLGDSKEEEDHPSQGEEEDHLSKGEEEDHLSKGEEEDHLSKGEEDTSVGLGPYYYYCQYLSQKAEKEKEKEEEVEDPYKILDFLEPIRPSVKGAMTAVFWDAQYCPFPPGSTADEIYNSIELALVKRKFTNKTTIWAYLGDDDKNGSALLGDKTWASRIYFFSAGDKASRRIRMTNDICFWAHESSCQPVRESLFIVSDQFRGDLYYVELLHNLVPACLHLFCITPTQDINKPESPEWPELFFDKGAYRLLLEISEIPAACSCSKKRKTDAGMLVTMEDEEETSGMESNE encoded by the exons ATGGCTCTCGAGAAAGGCTCCGATCATCCTCATCGTGGAACCATGGGCGAAGGCGAGTATTTCTCCG GGAATGATTATACAATGGTCTTCTGGAACATGGATGACTATCCAATCCCTGTTGGCATGGATGATTTTGGTTCTATACGTATCAATATCATAGAAGCTCTTGAACGATTTGGATATCATGGAGAGACTGATGTCAATGTGCACTGTGCGCAACTTGAGTGCGACGTAAGGGATGAGTTAAGCAAGGCCAGAATCGATTACTTACCTGAGG CTACCAAGGTTTACCTGACTTCGACTGCCAAAGTGTGTTCTCTGGATATGACTGCTTTTTTGGTTCGCATAGCGTTACCTCAACCTCCAATTAATATCGCAGTAATCGCAAAACCAAAAGCGGAGTTAGTTAGGGTTCTCAAGTGTTTGAAATCGAGGGGTCACACACTTATGCTAATTCATCCGCCTGATGGTGAACAACTTAGCTTTAGTGTAGATACGTTGCTTGCTCATGCACATCTCGGTGatagcaaagaagaagaagatcatccCTCCCAGggcgaagaagaagatcatcTCTCCAAGggcgaagaagaagatcatcTCTCCAAGggcgaagaagaagatcatcTCTCCAAGGGCGAAGAAGACACCTCTGTTGGACTTGGCCCCTACTACTACTACTGCCAATACCTCTCTCAGAAggctgaaaaagaaaaagaaaaagaagaagaagtagaagatCCCTACAAGATCTTAGATTTCCTCG AGCCTATCAGACCCTCCGTCAAAGGGGCTATGACAGCCGTCTTCTGGGATGCTCAGTATTGCCCATTCCCTCCTGGTTCCACTGCTGATGAGATCTACAACTCTATCGAATTAGCTCTTGTGAAAAGGAAGTTTACTAATAAGACTACAATCTGGGCCTATCTTGGTGATGATGACAAGAACGGTTCTGCCTTACTGGGTGACAAGACTTGGGCCTCCAGAATCTACTTTTTTTCCGCAG GGGATAAAGCCTCGAGACGTATTAGAATGACAAATGACATTTGTTTTTGGGCACATGAATCAAGTTGTCAACCAGTTCGTGAAAGTTTGTTCATAGTCTCTGATCAATTCAGAGGTGATCTCTACTACGTCGAGCTGCTTCACAATTTGGTGCCCGCATGTTTGCATCTTTTCTGCATAACTCCGACTCAGGACATCAATAAACCAGAAAGCCCTGAATGGCCAGAATTGTTTTTTGATAAAGGAGCATATCGTTTGCTGTTGGAAATAAGCGAAATCCCTGCTGCATGTTCTTGTTCCAAAAAGCGTAAAACCGATGCAGGAATGCTCGTTACGATGGAGGACGAAGAAGAAACAAGTGGCATGGAGTCTAACGAATGA